Proteins co-encoded in one Nitrospira sp. genomic window:
- a CDS encoding DUF2924 domain-containing protein → MRSAYNGTPEAGIALSDLGLAELRRVWKERLGTPPEIASTDLTRRWLLWELQAQARGGFDATTRRRLRQLCKAFRADPPSTPLPDTGPRPGVTLTREWNGVTHRVMVLEEGFAWNGQKHASLSKIAYHITGTRWSGPRFFGLRQQRKS, encoded by the coding sequence ATGCGCTCCGCATATAACGGCACGCCGGAGGCCGGGATCGCCCTAAGCGATCTCGGCCTCGCCGAGTTACGCCGCGTGTGGAAGGAGCGTCTTGGCACGCCTCCCGAGATTGCCAGCACCGACCTGACACGGCGCTGGCTCTTGTGGGAACTCCAGGCGCAGGCCAGAGGCGGCTTCGATGCCACGACACGCCGCCGACTTCGACAGCTCTGCAAGGCGTTTCGAGCCGATCCGCCATCGACACCGCTACCCGATACTGGCCCGAGGCCGGGCGTCACACTGACCCGGGAATGGAATGGCGTGACCCATCGGGTGATGGTGCTGGAAGAGGGCTTCGCCTGGAATGGTCAGAAGCATGCTTCCTTGTCGAAGATCGCCTATCACATCACCGGTACACGCTGGTCGGGGCCGCGCTTCTTCGGCCTGCGCCAACAGCGCAAGTCATGA
- a CDS encoding recombinase family protein, with product MTTFRRCAVYTRKSSEEGLEQAFNSLHAQREACEAFIKSQAHEGWRLAKVAYDDGGFSGGSMERPALQRLLEDVAAGRINVVVVYKVDRLTRSLVDFARIVETLDGHGASFVSVTQQFNTTSSMGRLTLNVLLSFAQFEREVTGERIRDKIAASKRKGMWMGGTIPLGYDIRNRELVVNEAEAATVRDIFDRYIRLGSVAELRADLQRRGILSKRWTSSTGRTWGGATFSRGALYWLLRNPVYVGRVAHKGNNYEGQQAAIVEQGQWEQAQALLSEKSASRQRRPVAPGGRPLSGRLFDDRGNAMSPSYSTKRNGQRYHYYVSQARLQNDKAGAGTVARVPAREIERLVQEAVGTSDNDGSGSASELLRQRVERVVVHADHIEIVKAATDDMPGDDEGESRTIVVPARLAHRNRAVVLDDGRAGPDPVLLKALGRAHEWRTWLEQGEAHSFQELASKAGVTPGYVQKVLPLAFLAPGLTRELLDGRRRLHGGLMARLNRGIPTDWDQQLTSF from the coding sequence ATGACCACGTTTCGCCGGTGCGCCGTCTATACGCGCAAGTCCAGCGAGGAAGGCCTGGAACAGGCATTCAACTCCCTGCATGCCCAGCGCGAGGCCTGCGAGGCCTTTATCAAGAGCCAGGCACACGAGGGCTGGAGGCTTGCGAAGGTCGCCTACGATGATGGCGGCTTTTCCGGCGGCAGCATGGAGCGTCCAGCTCTGCAACGGCTGCTGGAGGACGTGGCCGCCGGCCGGATCAACGTCGTGGTGGTGTACAAGGTCGACCGGCTGACGCGTTCCCTTGTAGACTTCGCGCGAATCGTCGAGACGCTGGACGGCCACGGCGCCAGCTTCGTGTCCGTCACGCAGCAGTTCAACACCACCAGCTCGATGGGGCGACTGACCCTGAACGTGTTGCTGTCATTTGCCCAGTTCGAGCGTGAGGTCACGGGCGAACGCATCCGCGACAAGATCGCGGCCTCGAAGCGCAAGGGCATGTGGATGGGCGGCACCATCCCCCTGGGATACGATATCAGGAACCGCGAGCTTGTCGTGAACGAGGCTGAAGCGGCTACGGTTCGGGACATATTCGACCGCTATATCCGCCTCGGCTCCGTGGCAGAACTCCGGGCGGACCTTCAGCGACGCGGGATTCTCAGCAAACGATGGACATCGTCGACTGGTCGCACCTGGGGCGGTGCGACGTTCAGTCGAGGAGCGCTGTACTGGTTGTTGCGCAATCCCGTGTATGTCGGGCGGGTCGCGCACAAGGGAAACAACTACGAAGGGCAACAGGCAGCCATCGTCGAGCAGGGTCAGTGGGAGCAGGCTCAGGCTCTCCTGTCCGAGAAAAGTGCATCTCGGCAACGGCGTCCCGTCGCTCCGGGAGGCCGTCCTCTCAGCGGGCGATTGTTCGACGACCGGGGCAACGCGATGAGCCCGAGCTATTCAACCAAGCGCAATGGTCAGAGATATCATTACTATGTCAGCCAGGCCCGGCTGCAGAATGACAAAGCAGGTGCCGGTACAGTCGCTCGCGTCCCTGCCAGGGAAATCGAGCGGCTCGTGCAGGAGGCTGTGGGAACCAGCGACAATGACGGATCAGGCTCCGCCTCGGAGCTGCTGCGCCAGCGGGTCGAGCGCGTTGTGGTGCATGCGGACCATATCGAGATCGTGAAGGCCGCCACCGACGACATGCCCGGCGATGACGAAGGAGAAAGCCGAACCATCGTCGTGCCCGCCAGACTTGCCCATCGCAATCGTGCCGTTGTCCTCGACGACGGACGGGCCGGCCCCGATCCTGTCCTGCTGAAGGCACTTGGTCGGGCCCATGAGTGGCGCACCTGGCTTGAGCAGGGTGAGGCCCATTCCTTCCAGGAGCTCGCCTCGAAGGCGGGTGTCACCCCGGGGTACGTTCAGAAAGTCCTGCCTCTTGCGTTCCTGGCGCCGGGTCTGACCCGCGAACTGCTCGATGGCCGGCGGCGCCTGCACGGCGGCCTGATGGCCCGCCT